From a single Silene latifolia isolate original U9 population chromosome 6, ASM4854445v1, whole genome shotgun sequence genomic region:
- the LOC141588439 gene encoding uncharacterized protein LOC141588439, whose amino-acid sequence MKGRKRGKKRPASSAVNSPTARLTSSGDPARVIYVVAFVGWWRQCIFFVKATEDEAEVVSDILRRYEAASGQLVSLDKITVSFSGRVPRARRDGVICKLGVSEVEVQERYLGLPTVVGRSKKALTDIIRDKLSKRLQGWRGKTLSRDGREVLIKAIANSLPTYVMSVFKIPANFCNELRSMVSRF is encoded by the exons ATGAAGGGGAGAAAGAGGGGGAAAAAGAGACCTGCCAGCAGTGCAGTTAACTCGCCGACGGCGCGGCTGACGTCTTCAGGAGATCCGGCGAGGGTCATATACGTGGTGGCTTTTGTTGGGTGGTGGCGTCAGTG CATCTTTTTTGTGAAAGCAACGGAGGATGAAGCGGAGGTGGTGAGTGATATTTTGAGGAGATACGAAGCTGCGTCGGGGCAATTAGTCAGCTTGGATAAGATCACGGTGTCCTTCAGCGGCAGGGTCCCTCGTGCGAGAAGAGACGGGGTTATTTGTAAGCTGGGTGTGAGTGAGGTGGAGGTTCAGGAGCGATATTTAGGCTTGCCTACGGTTGTCGGGAGATCCAAAAAAGCTCTCACTGACATCATTCGTGATAAGTTGAGTAAGAGGTTACAAGGTTGGCGCGGGAAAACATTGTCTAGGGACGGCAGGGAGGTTCTTATAAAGGCTAttgccaattcactccctacctatgtgatgagtgtaTTCAAAATCCCGGCGAATTTCTGTAACGAGCTCCGGTCGATGGTCTCTCGCTTTTGA